One Lacticaseibacillus rhamnosus genomic window carries:
- a CDS encoding toxic anion resistance protein produces the protein MTNVSDDKQTNLTDDLLADPFSTATDANAEPNIPEATTAKPKLNPEQEAKARDLASKIDVTKGETVLNYGADAQKQLGVFSQNMLTKVQSQDTGAVGDALTSLMTRLNEANPDELKAENNNIFRKIFGRVKRSIYEITAKYQKIGAQIDTIANRLETSQQGLLNDNKLLDELYDQNKAYFDALNIYIEAANLKIAELNEKTIPEAAKAAEAANDQMAIQQVNDLKQFASRLEKRAYDLQLARQITIQQAPQIRLIQNTNQALAEKIQASVNTAIPLWKNQVAIALTLLRQKNAVTAQRQVSETTNDLLKKNSEMLKISSIETAKENERGVVDIETLTQTQNDLIDTLKQTLQIQQDGRLKRQNAEKQLVQMEGELKQQLLNYTHGSMNEQNPKDVTPH, from the coding sequence GTGACCAACGTGAGCGATGATAAACAAACCAATTTAACGGATGATTTATTAGCTGATCCGTTCAGCACAGCAACAGACGCCAATGCCGAGCCAAACATCCCAGAAGCAACGACAGCTAAACCTAAATTGAATCCGGAACAGGAAGCCAAAGCACGGGATTTAGCCAGTAAAATTGATGTCACAAAAGGTGAAACCGTGCTTAATTATGGTGCCGATGCTCAAAAGCAGCTTGGCGTCTTTTCCCAAAATATGCTGACAAAAGTCCAAAGTCAGGATACCGGTGCAGTCGGTGATGCCTTAACCAGCTTGATGACACGTTTAAATGAGGCCAACCCCGATGAGCTAAAAGCAGAAAATAATAATATTTTCCGCAAAATCTTTGGCCGTGTCAAGCGCTCGATCTACGAAATTACGGCTAAGTATCAAAAGATTGGCGCGCAAATCGACACCATCGCCAATCGCCTTGAGACTTCACAACAAGGTCTGTTAAATGACAATAAACTTTTGGACGAACTTTATGACCAAAATAAAGCCTATTTTGATGCACTGAATATTTACATCGAAGCGGCCAATCTCAAAATCGCGGAGTTAAATGAAAAAACGATTCCCGAAGCAGCCAAAGCCGCAGAAGCCGCTAATGATCAAATGGCGATCCAACAAGTCAATGATCTCAAGCAATTTGCCAGCCGTTTGGAAAAACGTGCGTATGACTTACAGTTAGCGCGCCAAATTACAATTCAGCAAGCACCGCAGATTCGCCTTATTCAGAACACCAATCAAGCATTGGCAGAAAAAATTCAGGCCAGCGTCAACACAGCAATTCCGCTATGGAAGAATCAGGTGGCCATCGCCCTGACGCTTTTACGGCAAAAAAATGCGGTAACCGCCCAACGTCAGGTTTCGGAAACAACGAATGATCTGCTCAAGAAAAACAGCGAAATGTTGAAAATCAGCTCAATTGAAACTGCCAAAGAAAATGAACGCGGCGTTGTCGATATCGAAACATTGACCCAAACCCAAAACGATCTTATCGATACCTTGAAACAAACCTTGCAGATCCAACAAGACGGCCGTCTAAAACGCCAAAATGCCGAAAAGCAGTTAGTACAAATGGAAGGCGAATTAAAGCAACAATTATTAAACTACACGCACGGCAGTATGAACGAACAAAATCCCAAAGACGTGACGCCACACTAA
- a CDS encoding phosphate ABC transporter substrate-binding protein PstS family protein, with product MKHSKLLVGLTVALTATLVLTGCGSKSASSSSSSSSAPAKQSKILAVGSTALQPLVEQAAKQYQTDNPKAEITVQGGGSGAGLSQVAAGSVTIGNSDIFAQEKKDLKADDLVDHQVAVVAIAPVVNKDAGVKNISTQQLIDIFQGKITNWKDVGGKDQQIVLINRAQGSGTRATFEQFGIKTDKVKTSQEQDSSGTVYQMVSSTPGAISYLAFSAIKDGVQKLALDKVQPTDKNVTTNTWKIWAYEHMYTKGKPNASTAAFINYIQSKNVQKTLVPKLGYIPITKMTVARTYDGKIEEVNK from the coding sequence ATGAAGCATTCGAAATTGTTAGTCGGTTTGACCGTGGCCTTAACTGCCACTTTGGTATTAACGGGTTGCGGGTCAAAATCCGCCAGCAGTTCAAGTTCATCCAGTTCAGCACCGGCAAAACAAAGCAAAATTCTAGCGGTCGGATCCACTGCCTTACAACCGCTGGTAGAACAGGCCGCGAAACAATATCAAACAGATAATCCAAAAGCGGAGATCACTGTCCAAGGCGGCGGTTCCGGTGCCGGCTTAAGCCAAGTGGCAGCTGGATCGGTCACGATCGGTAACTCGGATATTTTCGCTCAAGAAAAGAAAGACTTGAAGGCCGATGATCTGGTGGATCACCAGGTAGCGGTCGTTGCCATTGCGCCGGTGGTCAACAAAGATGCCGGGGTTAAGAACATCTCAACCCAGCAATTGATCGATATCTTCCAAGGCAAGATTACGAACTGGAAAGACGTCGGCGGCAAAGATCAGCAAATTGTTCTGATCAATCGTGCGCAAGGTTCAGGTACCAGGGCAACCTTCGAACAGTTCGGGATCAAGACCGATAAAGTCAAGACCAGTCAGGAACAGGATTCTAGCGGTACCGTTTATCAGATGGTCTCCTCAACTCCCGGTGCTATTAGCTATCTAGCCTTCTCGGCAATTAAAGATGGCGTCCAAAAGCTGGCACTGGATAAGGTACAACCAACTGATAAGAACGTTACAACGAACACCTGGAAGATTTGGGCTTACGAACACATGTACACCAAAGGCAAGCCGAATGCATCGACTGCCGCATTTATCAACTATATCCAGTCCAAGAACGTTCAAAAGACTCTGGTTCCAAAGTTAGGCTATATTCCAATCACCAAGATGACCGTTGCTCGGACTTATGACGGTAAAATTGAAGAAGTTAACAAGTAA
- a CDS encoding MFS transporter, translating into MKNYIEDQKVQKNRWWIITAIGMFTIMSTLDGSIVNIALPVMSRDLNIPMNQAEWVVSIYLMMICGLLLFFGKLGDSIGKIKVFRIGMVLFLIGLLFAGFNNSLALLLAARIVQATGASMTMANNNGIVTEIFPMNERGKALGLIGSFVSIGAIAGPGIGGLILGQLPWGYIFWINIPIGIVALILGTVVLPKDLPSKRVPIDWSGFISFLAYILTLFMGIFLGQERGFTDPLILGLFVIAVIALAAFVQIERHKNDPLVSFKLFSNSAFTLSLLSAFFIFVTNFFFNVISPFYLQNARGLSPEKAGYLLMIFPIVQVIVAPVAGSIADRIGPYRITMVGLLFIVGSQIGYALFNLQTSFVFVALMIGLVGFGNGLFQAPNNTVVMSSVAPRDLGIAGGMNALARNLGMVVGISSATTVLFSSMSHTAGRKVTTYLTGQPNVFIAGMHVSFWVATALCCLALALTGYRMWQMRTQTQA; encoded by the coding sequence GTGAAAAATTACATTGAGGATCAAAAAGTTCAGAAAAACCGGTGGTGGATCATCACGGCAATTGGGATGTTTACCATTATGTCGACATTGGATGGTTCAATTGTCAATATTGCGCTGCCGGTCATGAGTCGCGATTTAAACATTCCAATGAATCAGGCGGAATGGGTTGTTTCCATTTATTTGATGATGATCTGCGGCTTGTTGCTGTTCTTTGGCAAACTTGGCGATTCGATCGGTAAAATCAAAGTATTTCGAATTGGCATGGTTTTGTTTTTAATCGGCTTGCTTTTTGCTGGTTTCAATAATAGTTTGGCGTTATTACTGGCGGCGCGAATTGTGCAGGCGACCGGTGCTTCTATGACCATGGCCAATAATAACGGTATCGTGACGGAAATTTTTCCGATGAATGAACGCGGCAAGGCGCTGGGATTGATTGGTTCATTTGTTTCGATCGGCGCCATTGCCGGTCCCGGAATCGGTGGCCTGATTCTTGGCCAACTGCCATGGGGTTATATTTTCTGGATTAATATTCCAATTGGGATTGTTGCCCTCATTCTGGGAACAGTCGTCTTGCCAAAAGATTTGCCAAGTAAGCGGGTGCCAATCGATTGGTCAGGGTTTATTAGTTTTCTGGCGTACATTCTCACGCTTTTTATGGGGATTTTTTTGGGTCAGGAACGCGGCTTTACTGATCCGCTGATTCTTGGGTTATTTGTGATCGCCGTGATTGCGCTGGCTGCATTTGTACAAATTGAACGGCACAAAAATGATCCTTTGGTTAGTTTTAAATTATTCAGTAACAGTGCGTTTACACTGAGCTTGTTGTCGGCATTCTTCATTTTCGTGACCAACTTCTTTTTTAACGTGATTTCGCCGTTTTATTTGCAGAATGCGCGTGGGTTATCACCGGAAAAAGCCGGGTACTTGTTGATGATTTTCCCGATTGTGCAGGTTATTGTGGCACCTGTAGCCGGTTCAATTGCGGATCGTATCGGACCTTATCGAATTACCATGGTCGGCTTGTTGTTTATTGTTGGCAGTCAGATCGGGTATGCATTGTTTAATTTACAAACGTCTTTTGTTTTTGTCGCGTTGATGATCGGCTTGGTTGGTTTTGGTAATGGGTTGTTTCAAGCGCCAAATAATACGGTCGTGATGTCGAGTGTGGCGCCGCGAGATCTTGGGATTGCTGGCGGGATGAATGCCTTGGCACGTAATTTGGGCATGGTTGTCGGCATTTCGAGTGCGACCACGGTGCTATTTTCTTCAATGAGTCATACTGCCGGACGCAAGGTGACGACTTATCTGACGGGTCAGCCAAATGTGTTCATCGCCGGTATGCATGTGTCATTTTGGGTTGCAACTGCCTTATGCTGCCTAGCTCTGGCCTTGACGGGTTATCGGATGTGGCAGATGCGCACACAAACGCAGGCATGA
- a CDS encoding cold shock domain-containing protein: MQGRVKNFNVDKGYGFIEAEGQPDIFVHFSAINESGFKSLTPGEQVDFVIVEGPRGPQAANVTIHHEPDTEDHA; this comes from the coding sequence ATGCAAGGACGGGTCAAAAATTTCAACGTCGATAAAGGCTATGGGTTTATTGAAGCTGAAGGGCAGCCTGACATTTTTGTCCACTTTTCGGCGATCAATGAGTCTGGATTTAAAAGTCTGACGCCTGGTGAACAAGTCGATTTTGTCATTGTCGAAGGTCCGCGGGGTCCGCAAGCAGCAAATGTCACGATCCATCACGAACCCGACACTGAGGATCATGCATAA
- the ileS gene encoding isoleucine--tRNA ligase — protein sequence MKIKDTLNMGKTTFPMRAGLPKNEPIWQKKWDEDHVYEQRQKLNEGKPTFMLHDGPPFANGNIHMGHALNKISKDIIVRYKSMNGFRAPYVPGWDTHGLPIEQQLAKQGVKRKEMSMTDYRELCRQFAMKEIDKQRTDFKRLGVMGDWEHPYITLQHAYEASEIRVFGAMAKKGYIYHGLKPVYWSWSSESTLAEAEIEYHDDKSPSIYVAFPVVDGKGILDQDTSLVIWTTTPWTIPANYGIAVNPRFDYVQVQVGEHKYVVAAELLDRVAEEVGWEQPKILKTFKGTEMDKMTAKHPLYDRTSLVMNADHVTLDAGTGLVHTAPGHGEDDYKVGMKYGLPVISVVDAKGYLNENAPGFEGVFYDDANKLVTKALDEKGALLKLDFFTHSYPHDWRTKKPVIFRATTQWFASIEAFRDQILKAIDTVDFKPSWGKTRLYNMIRDRGDWVISRQRAWGVPLPIFYAEDGEPIIEEATINHVADLFGKYGSNVWFEREAKDLLPDGYTNPHSPNGKFTKEKDIMDVWFDSGSSHQAVLAQRPELSFPADLYLEGSDQYRGWFNSSLITSVAATGIAPYRGILSQGFTLDGKGRKMSKSLGNTIVPSTIEKQFGAEIIRLWVATVDSSSDVRVSVDNFAQTSEAYRKIRNTLRFMVANTGDFDPEKDAVAYDQLGSVDRYLLVRLNQVIAKVKEAYDAYDFATVEKTISSFLVNDLSAFYLDVAKDVVYIEAANDPKRRSMQTVMYTALLDLTKLLTPILPHTAEEVWPYLKQKQAYAALSDMPDVTHFADEDQLLDIWAAFMDFRSEVQKALEVARDNKVIGKSMEAAVTVYPTEPVRDMLDDVEANVMQLLITSHFEVAPLEAKAPENAEQFEDMAVVVEHAKGTVCPRCRMVRTDIGTDPKLPELCSRCAAIVEANYPEAAANGFDK from the coding sequence GTGAAAATTAAAGATACGTTGAACATGGGCAAGACGACTTTTCCAATGCGAGCAGGCTTGCCTAAAAATGAACCGATTTGGCAAAAAAAGTGGGATGAAGACCACGTTTACGAGCAGCGGCAAAAATTAAATGAAGGCAAGCCGACGTTTATGCTGCATGATGGCCCACCGTTTGCCAACGGAAATATTCATATGGGGCATGCGCTTAATAAAATCAGTAAGGATATCATTGTTCGGTATAAGTCGATGAATGGCTTCCGGGCACCTTATGTTCCTGGCTGGGATACGCACGGTTTGCCAATTGAACAACAGTTGGCCAAACAAGGCGTTAAACGCAAGGAAATGTCGATGACCGACTATCGCGAGTTATGCCGGCAGTTTGCGATGAAGGAAATTGATAAGCAACGGACTGATTTCAAGCGGCTTGGCGTCATGGGTGACTGGGAACATCCGTATATTACGTTACAACATGCTTATGAAGCCAGTGAAATTCGGGTCTTTGGTGCCATGGCGAAGAAAGGTTACATCTATCATGGCTTAAAGCCGGTTTATTGGTCATGGTCATCCGAATCGACGCTAGCCGAAGCCGAGATTGAGTATCATGATGACAAATCACCTTCGATTTATGTTGCCTTTCCGGTGGTTGATGGCAAGGGAATCCTGGACCAAGATACGTCACTTGTTATTTGGACAACAACGCCTTGGACCATTCCTGCCAACTACGGTATTGCAGTCAATCCGCGCTTCGATTACGTCCAGGTGCAAGTTGGCGAGCATAAGTATGTCGTTGCTGCCGAGTTGCTTGATCGGGTAGCTGAAGAAGTCGGCTGGGAACAACCTAAGATTTTAAAGACTTTTAAAGGCACTGAAATGGATAAGATGACAGCCAAGCATCCGTTGTATGATCGGACAAGTCTAGTGATGAATGCGGATCATGTTACGCTTGATGCCGGGACTGGCTTGGTTCATACCGCCCCTGGTCATGGGGAAGACGACTACAAGGTCGGAATGAAATATGGCTTGCCGGTTATTTCAGTGGTTGATGCCAAAGGGTACCTGAATGAAAATGCCCCTGGTTTTGAAGGCGTCTTTTATGATGATGCCAACAAACTCGTCACGAAAGCGTTGGACGAAAAAGGTGCCTTGCTGAAGCTGGACTTCTTCACCCATAGTTATCCGCATGATTGGCGCACCAAGAAGCCGGTTATTTTCCGCGCCACCACCCAATGGTTTGCGTCAATTGAGGCCTTTCGTGATCAAATTTTGAAGGCCATTGATACCGTTGACTTTAAACCGAGTTGGGGCAAAACGCGGCTGTACAATATGATTCGTGATCGCGGCGACTGGGTCATCTCCCGCCAGCGCGCATGGGGCGTCCCATTACCGATTTTCTATGCAGAAGACGGTGAACCGATTATTGAAGAAGCAACGATCAATCATGTAGCCGATTTGTTTGGTAAATATGGTTCCAACGTCTGGTTTGAACGCGAGGCCAAGGATCTTTTACCTGATGGGTACACCAATCCGCACAGCCCAAATGGCAAGTTCACTAAAGAAAAAGATATTATGGATGTTTGGTTTGACTCAGGTTCATCACACCAAGCTGTTTTGGCGCAACGTCCTGAACTAAGCTTCCCGGCTGACTTATATCTGGAAGGTTCCGATCAATACCGCGGCTGGTTTAACTCCAGCTTGATTACCAGTGTTGCTGCAACCGGAATCGCGCCGTATCGCGGGATTTTGTCACAAGGCTTCACGCTTGATGGCAAAGGCCGGAAGATGAGCAAGAGTTTGGGCAATACGATTGTGCCGTCAACCATTGAAAAGCAGTTTGGTGCTGAGATCATTCGGCTCTGGGTTGCAACCGTTGATTCATCATCTGATGTTCGGGTCTCAGTCGATAATTTCGCTCAGACGTCAGAAGCCTATCGTAAAATCCGCAACACGCTCCGGTTCATGGTTGCCAATACTGGCGATTTCGATCCGGAAAAAGACGCGGTTGCCTATGATCAGCTAGGTTCAGTGGATCGTTATTTGTTGGTTCGGCTTAATCAGGTCATCGCCAAAGTCAAAGAAGCGTATGATGCCTACGACTTTGCTACGGTAGAGAAAACCATCAGCAGTTTCCTGGTCAACGATTTAAGTGCCTTTTATCTCGATGTTGCCAAGGATGTGGTATACATCGAAGCCGCAAACGATCCTAAACGTCGCAGCATGCAAACGGTTATGTATACCGCATTGCTGGACTTGACCAAGTTGTTGACGCCGATCCTGCCGCATACTGCCGAAGAAGTTTGGCCGTATCTTAAGCAGAAACAAGCATACGCAGCGTTATCCGACATGCCAGATGTGACCCACTTTGCTGATGAGGATCAGCTCCTAGATATCTGGGCAGCGTTTATGGATTTTCGTTCCGAAGTTCAAAAAGCCTTGGAAGTTGCCCGTGACAACAAGGTAATTGGTAAGTCCATGGAGGCAGCGGTAACAGTTTACCCAACGGAGCCGGTGCGCGACATGCTCGATGATGTTGAAGCCAATGTGATGCAATTGCTGATTACCAGTCACTTTGAAGTAGCGCCACTTGAGGCGAAGGCGCCGGAAAATGCCGAACAGTTTGAGGATATGGCTGTTGTCGTTGAACATGCCAAAGGAACTGTTTGCCCACGTTGCCGGATGGTACGAACCGATATCGGCACAGATCCTAAATTACCGGAGTTATGCAGTCGGTGTGCCGCGATTGTTGAAGCTAATTATCCTGAAGCGGCAGCAAACGGATTTGATAAGTAA